The following coding sequences are from one Ornithodoros turicata isolate Travis chromosome 1, ASM3712646v1, whole genome shotgun sequence window:
- the LOC135399123 gene encoding uncharacterized protein LOC135399123 produces the protein MLYAQVTLVFLVLYISLDPAWATHYGGALVHSPAGAEDYPQAFVISTLNPSDKHGHQHRGYGHGHRDYNAEPKYVIRNPYGVPLNHGGSEPVPFHGGDVGPLGMVPVGYYGHGSEHGYGR, from the coding sequence GTTACCCTCGTCTTCCTTGTCTTGTACATCTCGTTGGACCCAGCGTGGGCTACACATTACGGAGGCGCACTAGTGCACAGTCCCGCTGGAGCAGAAGACTACCCTCAAGCATTCGTCATCAGTACACTCAACCCAAGCGACAAACATGGGCACCAACACCGTGGTTACGGACACGGTCACAGGGACTACAATGCCGAACCCAAGTACGTCATCCGGAATCCGTACGGAGTTCCACTGAACCATGGGGGCAGCGAGCCAGTGCCCTTCCACGGCGGGGACGTCGGGCCCTTGGGAATGGTACCGGTGGGATACTACGGGCATGGAAGTGAACATGGCTACGGACGCTGA